A stretch of Acidobacteriota bacterium DNA encodes these proteins:
- a CDS encoding DUF1080 domain-containing protein: MRSVARGGGWTAAVTIAAALGASIAIAQVGSAVSAQGRGGPPGGAPVPFEDRTGFREIFDGRTMGQWDGNPEFWRVENGAIVGETTKEHPLEVNTFIVWRGGEPADFELKLEFRINATNSGVQYRSVALTDVGRWVLKGYQADIDFNNQYTGMLYEERGRAFLAPRGTFGYVGPGQPAPGTAQARGSATPAGVRGPIGALENGDALKAYIRQNDWNQFHVVARGNVLVHVLNGHVTALFVDDDPVGRAMKGLIGLQLHVGDPMKVEFRNIWLKTL, translated from the coding sequence ATGAGATCTGTAGCGCGTGGAGGGGGCTGGACGGCAGCCGTCACGATCGCGGCGGCGCTCGGTGCTTCGATCGCGATCGCGCAGGTCGGCAGTGCGGTGTCGGCTCAGGGCCGTGGCGGCCCTCCGGGCGGCGCTCCCGTCCCGTTCGAGGATCGGACCGGCTTCCGCGAGATCTTCGACGGGCGGACGATGGGCCAGTGGGATGGCAACCCGGAGTTCTGGCGTGTCGAAAACGGCGCCATCGTCGGCGAGACCACGAAGGAGCATCCGCTCGAGGTGAATACCTTCATCGTCTGGCGCGGCGGCGAGCCAGCCGATTTCGAACTGAAGCTCGAGTTCAGGATCAACGCCACGAACAGTGGCGTGCAGTACCGCAGTGTCGCGCTGACCGACGTCGGCCGATGGGTGCTGAAGGGGTATCAGGCCGACATCGACTTCAACAACCAGTACACCGGCATGCTGTACGAGGAGCGCGGGCGCGCGTTCCTGGCGCCGCGTGGCACGTTCGGCTACGTCGGCCCCGGCCAGCCGGCGCCTGGCACGGCGCAAGCGCGCGGGAGCGCGACGCCCGCAGGCGTACGCGGTCCGATCGGCGCCCTCGAGAACGGCGACGCGCTCAAGGCCTACATCAGGCAGAACGACTGGAACCAGTTCCACGTGGTTGCGCGAGGCAACGTGCTGGTTCACGTGCTGAACGGCCACGTCACGGCGCTCTTCGTCGACGACGATCCGGTGGGGCGCGCGATGAAGGGCCTGATCGGCCTGCAGCTCCACGTCGGTGACCCGATGAAGGTGGAGTTCAGGAACATCTGGCTGAAGACGCTGTAA